One part of the Sphingopyxis sp. TUF1 genome encodes these proteins:
- the mltG gene encoding endolytic transglycosylase MltG: MLTLFLAACSPGAPKDAEVVIPQGASIARAGEILEDAGLVSASSFRNQARFFGSDEPIKPGEYKIEKGMDAGDILKLFQSGKTIQRLVMIPEGMPSIMVWERLMAEKRLKGEIPVPEEGSILPNSYAFTTGETRAAVVKRMQAAMDKVFAELWAKRTPRTAVKNRNEAITLASIVEKETAVAAERRTVAGVYTNRLGVGMRLQADPTIIYPITRGKPLGRRILRSEIQAVNDYNTYAMAGLPKAPIANPGKASIAAVLDPEANDYLFFVAKGDGSHIFSRTLSEHNANVQKWYALRRERGEME; the protein is encoded by the coding sequence TGTTCCTCGCCGCCTGCTCGCCGGGCGCGCCCAAGGATGCCGAAGTCGTCATCCCGCAAGGCGCGAGCATCGCGCGGGCGGGCGAGATCCTTGAGGACGCCGGTCTCGTCTCGGCATCGAGCTTTCGCAATCAGGCGCGCTTTTTCGGGTCGGACGAACCGATCAAACCCGGCGAGTACAAGATCGAAAAGGGGATGGATGCGGGCGACATCCTGAAACTGTTCCAGTCGGGCAAGACGATCCAGCGGCTCGTGATGATCCCCGAAGGAATGCCGTCGATCATGGTATGGGAACGGCTGATGGCCGAAAAACGGCTCAAAGGCGAAATCCCGGTGCCCGAAGAGGGCAGCATCCTCCCCAACTCCTATGCCTTTACGACCGGAGAGACCCGCGCCGCGGTGGTAAAACGGATGCAGGCGGCAATGGACAAGGTCTTTGCCGAGCTGTGGGCGAAACGCACGCCGCGCACCGCGGTCAAGAACCGCAATGAGGCGATCACGCTCGCTTCGATCGTCGAAAAGGAAACCGCGGTCGCCGCCGAACGGCGCACCGTCGCGGGTGTCTATACCAACCGGCTTGGCGTCGGCATGCGGCTGCAGGCCGATCCGACGATCATCTATCCGATCACCCGGGGCAAGCCGCTGGGGCGGCGCATCCTGCGTTCGGAAATCCAGGCGGTGAACGATTATAACACCTATGCGATGGCCGGCCTGCCGAAGGCGCCGATCGCCAACCCCGGCAAGGCATCGATCGCCGCGGTGCTCGACCCGGAAGCGAACGACTATCTGTTCTTCGTTGCGAAGGGCGACGGCAGCCATATCTTTTCGCGCACCTTGTCCGAACACAACGCCAATGTGCAGAAATGGTATGCGCTCCGCCGCGAGCGGGGGGAGATGGAGTAA
- a CDS encoding alpha/beta fold hydrolase, translating to MTAKLFLHGVPDSPAIWRPLLAALDLGDTPVAVPALPGFTGPLPAGFPATKEAYADWAVGQAETLFAAHGPIDIIGHDWGALIAQRVAMLRPDLIRSWAISNAVIEPGYRGHRIARIWNTPVLGEIFMALSKADKLAAGLAAQGMPADIAAEEAEQWKNKDKRRAILKLYRSAKGLSFAHDWALDIPKLPANGALIWGAGDPYVDLAVAQRYAAATGTPLTVIEGAGHWAIAERPAAVASALRGLWDGASG from the coding sequence ATGACCGCCAAACTCTTTCTCCACGGCGTTCCCGACAGCCCCGCGATCTGGCGGCCTTTGCTCGCCGCGCTCGATCTGGGCGACACGCCCGTAGCGGTGCCCGCGCTGCCTGGCTTTACCGGCCCGCTCCCCGCCGGCTTTCCCGCCACAAAAGAAGCCTATGCCGATTGGGCGGTGGGACAGGCCGAAACGCTGTTCGCCGCGCACGGTCCGATCGACATCATCGGGCACGACTGGGGCGCGCTGATTGCGCAGCGCGTCGCGATGCTGCGCCCCGACCTCATTCGCAGCTGGGCGATTTCGAACGCGGTGATCGAGCCCGGCTATCGGGGCCACCGTATCGCGCGGATCTGGAACACGCCGGTACTCGGCGAAATCTTCATGGCACTGAGCAAGGCCGACAAGCTCGCCGCAGGGCTCGCAGCGCAGGGAATGCCCGCCGACATCGCGGCGGAAGAGGCCGAACAGTGGAAGAACAAGGACAAGCGCCGCGCAATTTTGAAACTCTATCGCTCGGCCAAGGGGCTGAGCTTCGCGCATGACTGGGCGCTCGATATTCCGAAACTGCCCGCGAACGGCGCGTTGATCTGGGGCGCGGGCGATCCTTATGTCGATCTGGCGGTGGCGCAGCGATACGCGGCGGCGACCGGCACGCCGCTGACGGTGATCGAGGGGGCGGGGCACTGGGCGATCGCCGAACGGCCGGCCGCTGTTGCGTCCGCGCTGCGTGGGCTTTGGGACGGGGCCAGCGGCTGA
- a CDS encoding 2'-5' RNA ligase family protein, whose translation MGAADQRHFDALRTAHFPPDRNHLAAHITLFHQLPPSCLDELGRLLRRIAADTPPPAAMLREVYSLGQGTAFRIDSPGLLAIRERIADHFAGMLTAQDRGTPRLHITVQNKVTAAEARSLLAALADDFRPRPLTITGLAAHHYRGGPWEAAFAHSFRGARR comes from the coding sequence ATGGGCGCGGCCGATCAGCGCCATTTCGACGCGCTGCGCACTGCGCATTTTCCCCCCGACCGCAATCATCTTGCCGCACATATCACGCTGTTCCATCAGCTGCCGCCGTCGTGCCTCGACGAGCTGGGCCGCTTGCTGCGCCGGATCGCCGCCGACACGCCGCCGCCCGCCGCGATGCTGCGCGAGGTCTATTCGCTGGGGCAGGGGACGGCGTTTCGCATCGACAGCCCCGGGCTGCTCGCGATCCGTGAACGGATCGCCGATCACTTCGCCGGAATGCTCACCGCGCAGGACCGGGGGACGCCGCGACTCCACATCACCGTTCAGAACAAGGTCACCGCCGCCGAAGCGCGCAGCTTGCTCGCGGCGCTCGCCGATGATTTCCGCCCGCGCCCGCTGACGATCACGGGACTCGCCGCCCATCATTATCGCGGCGGGCCATGGGAAGCGGCTTTTGCGCACTCTTTCCGCGGCGCACGCAGATGA
- a CDS encoding tyrosine-type recombinase/integrase, with protein sequence MTKSVILTPSHIDRLKGGALPDREVPGLSIVVSAPDRKRWRFKRVIAGTRTIVELILGCFPDYLIDEAREWAAPLSKAVARGEDPRQIQRMEQALAMSLAAAHAIYLDAMHRGDRKTLKPRTIADKDAIYARDIAPRLGSRVLAELTEDDCWDAVYDKAKASKHRANKMAGELSRFLKWCAGREGRMAGIMLKEHPAITLNSNWFDTGPKANTRFISDDEIEWLFRALVHEDLTYRRGFILLSLTAARRSELFEAPATEVVAGIWTLPPARSKNNEENVVALGRWGRRLAQTNHQWLFPSPRIEGPQRAGWFKVRDRVHTRMEEFAGGAISSWHFHDLRRTFRSNARRVGIDNDIAELMLNHKRKGIEGIYNKNQELELRAEGFDLWERHLLARARVAGVAEALLAPPDAAAAE encoded by the coding sequence ATGACCAAGAGTGTGATTCTCACCCCCTCCCACATCGATCGGCTCAAAGGCGGCGCGCTGCCCGACCGTGAGGTGCCGGGACTTTCCATTGTAGTATCGGCGCCCGATCGGAAGCGGTGGCGCTTCAAGCGTGTCATCGCGGGTACCAGGACAATCGTCGAACTGATTCTGGGATGTTTTCCCGACTATTTGATCGACGAAGCTCGCGAATGGGCAGCGCCGCTGAGCAAGGCAGTGGCGCGCGGCGAGGACCCGCGCCAGATCCAACGAATGGAGCAGGCGCTGGCGATGTCGCTCGCGGCAGCGCATGCGATTTATTTGGACGCGATGCACCGCGGTGACCGCAAGACGCTGAAGCCGCGAACAATCGCCGACAAGGATGCGATCTATGCCCGCGATATCGCGCCGCGGCTCGGGAGCAGGGTTCTGGCCGAGCTTACGGAAGACGACTGCTGGGACGCGGTCTACGACAAGGCGAAGGCATCGAAGCATCGCGCCAACAAGATGGCGGGCGAGCTCAGCCGCTTCCTGAAATGGTGCGCGGGGCGTGAAGGCCGGATGGCGGGCATCATGCTGAAGGAGCATCCGGCGATTACGCTCAATTCGAACTGGTTCGATACCGGACCGAAGGCGAACACGCGCTTCATTTCCGACGACGAGATTGAGTGGCTTTTCCGCGCGCTCGTGCATGAAGACCTGACCTACCGGCGCGGCTTTATTCTCCTCTCGCTTACTGCCGCTCGGCGCAGCGAGCTTTTCGAGGCTCCTGCGACGGAGGTCGTTGCCGGCATCTGGACGCTGCCCCCCGCGCGGTCGAAGAACAATGAGGAAAATGTCGTGGCGCTCGGCCGGTGGGGGCGTCGCCTCGCGCAGACCAATCATCAATGGCTATTTCCGTCGCCGCGGATCGAAGGACCGCAGCGTGCGGGATGGTTCAAAGTGCGCGATCGAGTCCACACACGCATGGAAGAGTTTGCCGGCGGCGCCATCTCGTCGTGGCACTTTCACGACCTCAGGCGAACCTTCCGATCGAATGCACGGCGGGTCGGCATCGACAACGACATCGCCGAGCTGATGCTCAACCACAAGCGCAAAGGAATCGAGGGAATTTACAATAAGAATCAAGAGCTTGAATTGCGCGCCGAGGGATTCGACTTGTGGGAGCGCCACCTTCTGGCACGCGCGCGTGTCGCGGGCGTGGCTGAAGCTTTGCTTGCACCTCCGGACGCAGCTGCTGCCGAGTAG
- a CDS encoding response regulator transcription factor, with product MMMKHNILIVDDHRITQSGLQFLFASLDRYAVVGALDRGAMVNAFVQSQAVDLVILDLNLPDVRGINVLAEIVGSRDMTVIILTGETHLGEIHSALKLGARAVVSKSDPLDHIVAACDAALAGEVYISPHIGEALGKFQQPPVALSSRQMAILHYLAQGETNKEIAYRLAIAPPTVSFHIAELRRKLDAPHNRKIVERANELNLL from the coding sequence ATGATGATGAAACACAATATTCTGATCGTGGATGACCACCGCATTACGCAGAGCGGTCTCCAGTTCCTCTTCGCGTCGCTCGATCGCTACGCCGTAGTCGGCGCGCTCGACCGCGGAGCGATGGTAAATGCCTTTGTTCAGTCCCAAGCCGTCGATCTTGTCATCCTTGACCTCAACCTGCCCGACGTTCGCGGGATTAACGTCCTCGCCGAAATTGTCGGATCGCGCGACATGACGGTGATCATCCTGACGGGCGAGACGCATCTCGGCGAGATCCATTCGGCACTTAAGCTGGGCGCGCGGGCAGTGGTCAGTAAGTCCGACCCGCTCGATCACATTGTCGCGGCGTGCGATGCGGCGCTGGCCGGAGAGGTATATATTTCACCGCACATCGGCGAGGCGCTCGGCAAGTTTCAGCAGCCGCCTGTCGCGCTCTCGTCCCGGCAGATGGCGATCCTCCATTATCTTGCGCAGGGGGAGACGAACAAGGAGATAGCCTACCGCCTCGCGATTGCGCCGCCGACCGTCTCCTTTCACATTGCGGAGCTGCGACGCAAACTCGACGCGCCGCATAACCGTAAAATCGTCGAACGGGCGAACGAACTAAACCTGCTTTAA
- a CDS encoding ATP-binding protein, producing the protein MRILYAVLSLLILLNAQPARAQLEKLPRLDLQAGEDAPGLAAFVRYAERPGATRTPQISAILAGPLQRIKGSTIHFGPPGTRTVVLLKVRNASDQQGSWILTTGRGSLKHFRLYETAGGPLALIVDGTDPQVARDNLGTYQAFSSELVLAPFQEKLIAIEFISENSTYMPLEIETYGTFFKERRANISMVSGVVIGALTLLLLNFLFFSITGFREFLWLAVAEAFFALNTVHSEGYITIFFLYDKPLTGVAVEDFFKCGFAAAMAQFCRSFVKTANNFPKSDFVLKALVLFTIAVMLLQPGLPLYPPELRFCLHLAAWIVAVAVALFLPFVGYAAMRQLGFQLWPLFVGWASLALFIVYAAVASMGVFTWLPINWHLAGPVGLFESVMVTLALGLNLKKIQQDKLVADANYAHSLTERLIISERAKRLAEEKAFALETVNNQNSLLHSSGHDSRQVILALNSAVDVLKRQDRAGADIALIEMLESSADYLNEIVSTTISGANIAANDADFIALSAFRGQALVEPLSMMFKTPFANKKLKLDVRITDDVTIISDRPLLMRALANLLSNSYQYTQEGGACIELALENGQAVITISDSGGGMPAEVAAALNGGAVTRIRANEAAPGTGSGYRSAKRIIERLRGKIKIIASTAEGTEIRITLPSAYATTSPIAIDELQARLRGWTLFDFDQRGDFEQKMAASGSVKERSIALTYDDTTVTRGRLSDLVAMVLIKPACRELIGHPLLAEPLKQV; encoded by the coding sequence ATGCGAATCCTGTATGCCGTTCTCAGCCTCCTCATCCTTCTGAATGCGCAACCCGCGCGTGCACAGCTCGAAAAGCTGCCCCGGCTCGATCTTCAAGCGGGCGAAGACGCGCCGGGACTCGCGGCTTTTGTTCGTTATGCCGAGCGCCCGGGGGCAACGCGAACACCGCAAATAAGCGCCATTCTTGCCGGTCCGCTCCAACGCATCAAAGGTTCGACCATCCACTTTGGTCCGCCGGGAACGCGTACCGTCGTCTTGCTCAAGGTTCGCAACGCCAGCGATCAACAGGGTAGCTGGATCCTGACGACCGGTCGCGGTTCCCTGAAGCATTTCCGTCTCTATGAGACGGCTGGAGGGCCGCTCGCGCTGATTGTCGACGGCACCGATCCGCAGGTCGCGCGGGATAATTTGGGCACCTATCAGGCGTTCAGCTCCGAACTCGTGTTGGCCCCGTTCCAGGAAAAACTGATAGCAATCGAATTTATTTCCGAAAATTCGACCTACATGCCGCTCGAAATCGAAACCTACGGGACTTTCTTCAAGGAGCGTCGCGCCAACATCTCGATGGTGTCAGGGGTCGTCATCGGCGCACTGACACTGCTGCTCCTCAACTTCCTGTTCTTCTCGATCACAGGATTCAGGGAGTTTCTGTGGCTGGCCGTCGCCGAAGCATTTTTCGCACTGAACACGGTTCATTCCGAAGGCTATATCACCATCTTTTTCCTCTACGATAAGCCGCTCACGGGCGTTGCCGTCGAGGATTTCTTCAAATGCGGATTTGCCGCTGCGATGGCCCAATTTTGCCGGAGCTTCGTCAAGACGGCGAACAATTTTCCGAAAAGCGACTTCGTATTGAAGGCGCTCGTACTGTTCACCATCGCCGTTATGCTTCTTCAGCCCGGACTGCCGCTATATCCACCCGAGTTGCGGTTCTGCCTGCATCTGGCGGCGTGGATCGTCGCGGTCGCCGTGGCCCTCTTTCTTCCCTTCGTCGGCTACGCCGCCATGAGGCAGTTGGGATTCCAGCTCTGGCCGTTATTCGTGGGATGGGCCAGCCTTGCCCTGTTCATTGTCTATGCCGCAGTTGCTTCAATGGGCGTCTTCACATGGCTGCCGATCAACTGGCACCTCGCCGGCCCGGTGGGGCTTTTTGAATCGGTCATGGTCACGCTGGCACTCGGGCTCAATCTCAAAAAAATCCAGCAAGACAAGCTCGTCGCCGACGCAAATTACGCGCATTCGCTCACCGAGCGTCTCATCATCAGCGAGCGGGCAAAGCGCCTGGCGGAAGAAAAGGCATTCGCGCTCGAGACCGTGAACAATCAGAATTCGCTACTCCATTCGTCGGGACATGACAGCCGACAGGTCATCCTCGCGCTCAACAGCGCTGTAGACGTCCTCAAGCGGCAGGACAGAGCCGGTGCGGATATTGCTCTGATCGAGATGCTTGAAAGCTCGGCCGATTATCTGAACGAGATTGTCTCAACGACAATCTCGGGCGCCAACATCGCCGCGAACGATGCCGACTTCATCGCACTTAGCGCTTTTCGCGGTCAGGCGCTCGTTGAGCCGTTATCAATGATGTTTAAGACGCCTTTCGCAAACAAGAAGCTGAAGCTTGACGTCCGTATTACGGATGATGTGACGATCATTTCGGACCGGCCGCTACTGATGCGCGCACTCGCCAATCTGCTCAGCAATAGCTACCAATATACCCAGGAGGGCGGAGCCTGTATCGAACTCGCCCTGGAAAACGGGCAGGCCGTGATCACGATCAGCGACAGCGGCGGCGGAATGCCTGCAGAAGTCGCGGCGGCTTTGAACGGTGGTGCCGTCACGCGAATTCGCGCCAACGAGGCGGCGCCCGGTACCGGGTCGGGCTATCGCTCCGCGAAGCGGATAATCGAAAGGCTGCGAGGGAAGATCAAAATCATCGCCTCAACGGCTGAAGGCACGGAAATTCGTATCACCCTGCCCTCTGCCTATGCCACGACTTCGCCGATCGCCATCGATGAGTTGCAAGCGCGGCTGCGCGGGTGGACGCTTTTCGATTTCGATCAACGAGGCGACTTCGAGCAAAAAATGGCTGCATCGGGAAGCGTCAAGGAACGAAGCATTGCGCTGACCTATGACGACACGACCGTCACGCGCGGTCGCCTCAGCGATCTGGTCGCGATGGTCCTGATCAAACCGGCGTGCCGCGAATTAATCGGACATCCTCTTCTGGCGGAGCCGTTAAAGCAGGTTTAG